One Pelagicoccus enzymogenes DNA segment encodes these proteins:
- a CDS encoding sensor histidine kinase has translation MPDTIKAPRARRSASKIELLLVEDNDDHAELFVLSARSFSEANITRATNLTDALRIAKSQPVNLAILDLGLPETVGLDTLSLFLQNCPSLPIVVLTAISDLNLGEEALKLGAMDFLSKEEITPRTLLRSIRYAMERWAQKCKLEDSLADLQYFGSMAAHDLVSPLDAIQGFAQLIELELSKGKITTEAWECLDLLRSSAKRSINLVRDLQKLSSLGRKAIVKEKLDPNSLVEDVCATLRETIKETKGTVEAMDMSPIRGDAGLVCHVLQNLIGNGLKYSRDGVPPVVKISSSQEDGLTVICVEDNGIGIDEDHSTRIFLPFERLASSKGTKGSGLGLSICKKIVEAHDGEIWIESSLDQGSRFFFHLGC, from the coding sequence ATGCCCGATACGATCAAAGCACCACGAGCACGTCGAAGCGCGTCCAAAATTGAATTGTTGCTCGTAGAGGACAACGACGATCACGCGGAGCTTTTCGTGCTTTCGGCCCGTAGCTTCAGCGAGGCGAACATCACTCGGGCAACCAATCTGACGGATGCCTTGCGAATCGCGAAATCGCAGCCGGTCAACTTGGCGATCCTCGACCTCGGCCTTCCCGAAACCGTGGGATTGGACACGCTCAGCCTTTTTCTGCAAAACTGCCCGTCCCTTCCAATCGTCGTCCTGACCGCGATCTCCGACCTGAACCTTGGCGAGGAAGCCCTCAAGCTAGGAGCCATGGACTTTTTGAGCAAGGAGGAGATAACGCCCCGCACCTTGCTGCGCAGCATCCGCTACGCTATGGAACGCTGGGCGCAGAAGTGCAAGCTCGAGGACAGCCTCGCCGACCTGCAGTACTTCGGCAGCATGGCAGCGCACGACTTGGTCTCCCCGCTCGACGCGATCCAAGGCTTCGCCCAACTGATCGAGTTGGAGCTTTCAAAGGGTAAGATAACCACTGAAGCCTGGGAATGCCTCGATCTGCTCAGGAGCAGCGCCAAGCGCTCGATCAATCTCGTCCGTGACCTGCAAAAGCTATCTAGCCTCGGCCGCAAAGCGATCGTTAAGGAGAAGCTCGATCCAAACTCGCTCGTAGAAGACGTCTGCGCCACGCTTCGCGAGACAATCAAAGAAACCAAGGGTACCGTCGAAGCGATGGACATGTCCCCTATCCGTGGCGACGCCGGCCTCGTTTGTCACGTTCTGCAAAACCTGATCGGAAACGGTCTGAAATACAGCCGCGACGGTGTTCCCCCGGTGGTCAAAATTAGCAGCTCACAGGAGGACGGGCTGACCGTGATTTGCGTAGAGGACAACGGGATCGGTATCGACGAAGACCATTCAACCCGCATCTTTTTGCCCTTCGAACGCCTCGCATCAAGCAAAGGGACGAAGGGCTCAGGACTGGGGCTATCCATTTGCAAGAAGATCGTCGAGGCCCATGACGGCGAAATTTGGATCGAATCCTCACTCGATCAAGGATCACGCTTCTTCTTCCACCTCGGCTGTTAG
- a CDS encoding thiamine pyrophosphate-dependent enzyme, with product MKTTAADVMIDCLIDWGVDTIFGMPGDGINGLMESLRTRSDKIRFVQVRHEESAAFMAVAYAKYTGRLGVCLATSGPGGLHLLNGLYDAKLDGAPVLAITGHHFHDLIDQHSQQDVNLDRVFMDVSVYNTRVMGPKHVEGVTHLACRNALGKRGVAHVNFPVDFQSMPLKAGNASTRNVDRYYLAKKGKPRELPGEDQIMEAAALLNSGKRVVILAGQGALGATEELLAVAEKLGAPIVKALLGKACVPDDNPMTTGGIGLLGTLPSEEAIKSCDLLFMVGTSFPYVEFLPKATQARCVQIDIDPCKIGLRFPADVGLVGDSAQTLNALIPHLQRKEDRSFLEKAQNGRKKWWKLMQARGEREDVPMKPQVVAWELGKRLQSDAVVSSDSGTITSWWARQIPAKKGQKYSLSGTLASMANGLPYTIAAQLAYPERQCVAFVGDGGFSMLMGEFATAVRYKLPIKVIVVSNETLGQIKWEQMVFLGNPEYGCDLHPIDFAKFAEACGGHGFRIEDPKDCGNILDEALACEGPVVIDAIVDKQEPPLPAKIEFEQAKNFTLSMMRGEKYRSSVIKTVAKNRAKEMV from the coding sequence ATGAAGACAACTGCCGCAGATGTAATGATAGACTGTTTGATCGACTGGGGAGTCGATACGATTTTTGGAATGCCAGGCGATGGGATCAATGGTCTGATGGAGTCGCTCCGAACGCGTAGTGACAAAATTCGCTTCGTCCAAGTCAGGCATGAGGAATCAGCTGCTTTCATGGCTGTAGCGTATGCGAAATATACTGGAAGATTGGGCGTTTGCCTGGCGACTTCCGGACCTGGTGGCCTACATCTCTTGAATGGTCTTTACGACGCTAAGCTCGACGGCGCTCCCGTACTCGCAATCACTGGGCACCACTTTCACGACTTGATTGACCAGCACTCGCAGCAGGACGTGAACTTGGACCGCGTATTCATGGATGTATCTGTCTACAACACGAGAGTGATGGGGCCGAAGCACGTGGAAGGCGTTACTCACCTTGCCTGTCGAAACGCCCTCGGCAAGCGAGGCGTTGCCCACGTCAACTTCCCTGTTGATTTCCAGTCGATGCCACTGAAGGCAGGCAACGCGTCGACGCGAAACGTTGATCGCTACTACCTTGCCAAAAAAGGGAAGCCGCGAGAGCTCCCTGGGGAGGATCAAATCATGGAAGCGGCAGCGTTGTTGAACTCGGGGAAAAGGGTCGTCATCCTAGCAGGCCAAGGAGCGCTTGGCGCCACCGAAGAGCTTCTGGCCGTTGCCGAAAAACTGGGCGCGCCCATTGTCAAGGCTCTCTTGGGCAAGGCGTGCGTGCCCGACGATAACCCCATGACAACGGGAGGTATCGGATTATTGGGTACGCTGCCTTCCGAGGAAGCTATCAAGAGCTGCGACCTGCTTTTTATGGTGGGAACATCTTTTCCGTACGTCGAATTTTTACCGAAAGCGACGCAGGCGAGATGCGTACAGATCGACATCGACCCATGCAAAATCGGACTACGTTTCCCGGCAGATGTTGGTCTGGTGGGTGACAGCGCGCAAACCTTGAACGCTCTCATCCCCCATCTGCAGAGAAAAGAGGACCGATCGTTTCTAGAGAAGGCTCAGAATGGACGCAAAAAGTGGTGGAAGCTGATGCAGGCCCGCGGCGAACGCGAAGACGTGCCAATGAAACCGCAAGTCGTAGCTTGGGAACTCGGGAAACGATTGCAAAGCGACGCGGTCGTCAGCTCAGATTCCGGCACGATCACCTCTTGGTGGGCTAGGCAAATACCCGCCAAAAAGGGACAAAAGTATTCATTATCTGGAACATTGGCTTCCATGGCGAATGGCCTACCTTATACCATCGCGGCTCAACTAGCGTATCCAGAGCGTCAATGCGTGGCATTCGTTGGCGATGGGGGATTCTCGATGCTGATGGGCGAGTTTGCCACAGCGGTGCGCTACAAGCTTCCGATCAAGGTCATCGTCGTTTCGAACGAAACCTTGGGGCAGATCAAGTGGGAGCAAATGGTCTTTTTAGGTAACCCGGAGTATGGTTGCGATTTGCATCCCATCGACTTTGCGAAGTTCGCTGAAGCCTGCGGGGGGCATGGCTTTCGGATCGAGGACCCAAAAGATTGCGGAAATATCCTGGACGAGGCCCTCGCCTGCGAGGGACCGGTCGTCATCGATGCAATAGTTGACAAGCAAGAGCCGCCGCTTCCAGCGAAGATCGAGTTCGAGCAAGCGAAGAATTTCACCCTCTCCATGATGCGGGGAGAGAAGTACCGCTCTAGCGTGATCAAGACGGTCGCCAAGAATCGAGCGAAAGAAATGGTTTAG
- a CDS encoding response regulator: MSKGLIKSVVLVDDNPDDLFINSLVVKKSDLKLEAVQFSNPVSALGYLAKESSPDPRIVFLDINMPYLDGFAFLERYEQTCHRQNPNDLVVMLTTSMHSEDRQRAEANALVKRYLRKPLTVRDLNALVDSLELQLGA; the protein is encoded by the coding sequence ATGAGTAAAGGTTTGATCAAGTCAGTTGTTTTGGTGGACGACAATCCTGATGACCTGTTTATCAACAGTCTCGTCGTGAAAAAGTCGGACCTGAAACTGGAGGCGGTGCAATTCAGCAACCCGGTCTCTGCTCTCGGATACCTTGCAAAGGAATCGTCCCCCGACCCGCGTATCGTTTTTTTGGATATAAATATGCCCTATCTCGACGGCTTCGCCTTCCTCGAGCGTTACGAGCAAACCTGCCACCGCCAAAACCCGAATGACTTGGTGGTGATGCTAACGACTTCCATGCACAGCGAGGACCGGCAGCGAGCGGAAGCGAACGCTCTCGTCAAACGCTACCTGAGGAAGCCCTTGACGGTGCGAGATCTCAACGCGCTGGTGGATTCGCTAGAACTGCAGCTTGGCGCCTGA
- a CDS encoding ATP-binding protein, producing MPSSSNLLKWRFEILVTLAIVAGLFLLAYLLPSDYVERLCAADYMPHGHCYFWEPDILWLHVGSDSLVALSYFTIPLCLVLLVRRRKGLRFRGVFWLFSLFILFCGLTHVFEIYSVWYGAYRLTGLVKLATALASVATAIYLVRSLPMLIKLPLQQEYREVESKLSERDSLFRAMLTGGQEAFVSVNPVEGENGAATSFLVDEFNELAASELRGEGESLQGQAIDEALSFARQVDLGGILQGAFRSGEPQRFEFEVQEEEKEARWINLRVVPAGSRLAIFFMDVSAERLTEKRFRKELEERFTVASKERDANAARAQAAMSAAAHGILVVDGKGKIVQCNRELLEIFGYTETELVGEPVDTLVPVEARGRHSSHMASFGEKPSRRTMGKAIQNLSGRRKDGTTFPVEIGLNPFETPEGRFVCASVVDVTERLEARAALRESELLLQQATSGGNVGIWHWYDVTEDKLYWSPKMYELLGYEPDEFEASYEKFKELLHPEDFKPTLEALKNSFGNKSHFEQDHRLLTKKNGYRWFFTAGQLVEDQRTGKTKMVGSIIDVQKRKDHEREIEQINDTLASKNVEMEQMTYAVSHDLKAPLVSILGLVNLLEVGGFDMGEDAAGLLKRVEKAARQMQNLINDMLEMGKVGKVEGAPEDVDTKEVLAEVRDLFEADINRLGCEVRIDEEIPRIWTQSKLLRQAAQNLIANALKYGCTAENPKIEIFSRRSQDWVDLIVQDNGKGIPESNREDVFKLFRRLEQTGDGSGLGLAIVAKIMGSLNGRAFVEGHEGAGARFVLRFPLDKQQAPSSHDAVKDQGPRLIFSDQSKLAPKPRSMAGLGEQFKKFVYATAHDFNAPLVTIKGHLDFLLTHGADELEPDFRKLVEQSNNAANHMTEYLEALVKYGEAILDEKQTGTVKAELQPLVGEIVDKWRLAEDHEHVSIKLPQLPAVDCINVNLMRNLFENLLENAVRFASENERPEVELGVTEADSFWAFSIQDNGPGVASHGNLSSLAPFGRLGLQDVDKTGIGLATCKLIVELHGGEIWMDPDCQKGAKIHFTIRKVGASK from the coding sequence GTGCCCTCCTCTTCAAATTTGCTTAAGTGGCGGTTCGAGATTCTGGTTACGCTCGCCATCGTCGCCGGTCTTTTCCTGCTAGCTTACCTGCTCCCTTCGGACTACGTGGAGCGGCTGTGCGCGGCTGACTACATGCCGCATGGCCATTGCTACTTCTGGGAGCCGGACATCCTTTGGCTGCATGTCGGCTCGGACAGCCTCGTGGCTTTGAGCTACTTCACGATTCCGCTCTGCCTCGTCCTGCTGGTGAGGAGACGCAAAGGGTTGAGGTTCCGTGGGGTCTTTTGGTTGTTTAGCCTGTTCATCCTGTTTTGCGGCCTGACTCATGTGTTCGAAATTTACAGCGTATGGTACGGTGCCTATCGCCTGACGGGCCTGGTTAAGCTGGCCACGGCTCTGGCGTCCGTCGCGACGGCGATCTATCTGGTCCGCTCCCTACCGATGCTTATAAAGCTTCCGCTGCAGCAGGAATACCGGGAGGTAGAGTCCAAGCTGAGCGAACGAGACAGCCTTTTCCGGGCAATGTTGACCGGGGGTCAGGAAGCCTTCGTGAGCGTCAATCCAGTGGAAGGCGAAAACGGGGCCGCGACATCCTTTCTCGTCGACGAATTCAATGAGCTTGCCGCTTCCGAGCTGAGGGGCGAAGGCGAGAGCTTGCAAGGTCAAGCGATCGACGAGGCGCTGTCCTTTGCTCGCCAAGTCGACTTGGGCGGGATCTTGCAAGGAGCGTTTCGAAGCGGCGAACCGCAGCGTTTCGAGTTCGAAGTGCAGGAGGAAGAAAAGGAAGCGCGTTGGATCAATCTGCGAGTCGTGCCCGCTGGCTCTCGCTTGGCCATCTTTTTCATGGACGTATCCGCGGAGCGTCTGACGGAGAAGCGCTTCCGGAAAGAGCTTGAAGAGAGGTTTACCGTTGCGTCGAAGGAGCGCGACGCGAATGCGGCTCGCGCTCAAGCTGCTATGTCAGCCGCGGCTCATGGCATCCTGGTGGTGGACGGGAAGGGGAAGATTGTGCAGTGCAATCGGGAATTGTTGGAGATTTTTGGATACACGGAAACGGAACTGGTGGGCGAACCCGTCGATACTTTGGTACCCGTGGAGGCAAGAGGTCGCCATTCGTCCCATATGGCGAGTTTTGGAGAGAAGCCTTCCCGGCGAACCATGGGGAAGGCGATTCAGAATCTTTCCGGAAGAAGAAAGGATGGAACGACCTTTCCTGTTGAGATCGGACTGAATCCTTTCGAGACCCCGGAGGGACGGTTCGTCTGCGCCTCGGTGGTAGATGTCACCGAGCGTCTGGAGGCAAGGGCGGCGCTGCGGGAAAGCGAGCTATTGCTGCAGCAGGCGACCAGCGGTGGAAACGTTGGGATTTGGCACTGGTATGACGTGACAGAGGACAAGCTCTATTGGAGTCCGAAAATGTATGAGTTGCTTGGATACGAGCCAGATGAATTCGAAGCGAGCTACGAAAAGTTCAAGGAATTGCTGCATCCAGAAGACTTCAAGCCGACCTTGGAGGCCCTGAAGAACAGCTTCGGCAACAAGTCCCATTTTGAACAAGATCATCGCCTCCTGACGAAAAAGAACGGCTACCGCTGGTTCTTCACGGCAGGCCAGCTTGTGGAAGACCAACGGACCGGAAAAACCAAGATGGTGGGGTCGATTATCGACGTGCAAAAACGCAAGGACCACGAGCGCGAGATCGAGCAAATCAACGATACGCTTGCCTCGAAAAACGTTGAAATGGAACAGATGACTTATGCCGTTTCGCATGACCTGAAGGCGCCCCTTGTATCGATACTTGGCTTGGTGAATCTGCTTGAAGTCGGAGGTTTCGACATGGGTGAGGATGCCGCAGGTTTGCTGAAGCGCGTGGAAAAGGCGGCTCGCCAAATGCAAAACCTGATCAACGACATGCTGGAGATGGGCAAGGTCGGCAAGGTCGAGGGCGCTCCGGAGGATGTGGATACCAAGGAAGTGCTGGCAGAGGTTCGAGACCTCTTCGAGGCGGATATCAATCGCCTGGGGTGCGAGGTTCGCATCGACGAGGAGATCCCTCGGATCTGGACGCAGTCCAAACTGCTGCGACAAGCAGCCCAGAACTTGATTGCCAACGCACTCAAGTATGGATGCACGGCGGAAAACCCAAAGATCGAAATATTTTCTAGACGCTCGCAGGATTGGGTCGATCTAATCGTGCAGGACAACGGGAAAGGCATACCTGAGAGCAATCGTGAGGATGTATTCAAATTGTTCAGACGCTTGGAGCAAACTGGCGATGGCAGCGGGCTTGGCTTGGCAATCGTAGCAAAGATCATGGGGTCTTTAAATGGTCGCGCATTCGTCGAGGGGCACGAGGGAGCGGGAGCGAGGTTCGTGTTGCGCTTCCCGCTGGATAAGCAGCAAGCGCCCTCGAGCCACGACGCCGTAAAGGATCAGGGGCCACGGCTGATCTTCTCTGACCAAAGCAAACTAGCTCCCAAGCCTCGCTCCATGGCGGGCCTAGGAGAGCAATTTAAGAAGTTCGTCTACGCGACCGCCCACGACTTCAACGCGCCTTTGGTCACGATCAAAGGGCACTTGGACTTCTTGTTGACTCATGGGGCGGATGAGCTCGAACCGGACTTCCGCAAGCTTGTCGAACAAAGCAACAATGCGGCGAATCACATGACCGAGTATCTCGAGGCTCTCGTGAAATACGGGGAGGCCATTTTGGACGAGAAGCAAACGGGAACCGTGAAAGCGGAGCTCCAGCCTTTGGTTGGCGAAATCGTCGACAAGTGGAGGCTCGCTGAGGATCACGAGCATGTATCCATAAAGCTGCCACAGCTGCCGGCCGTCGATTGCATCAATGTTAACCTCATGCGGAACCTCTTCGAGAACCTGCTGGAGAATGCAGTTCGTTTCGCCAGCGAAAACGAGAGGCCTGAGGTCGAACTAGGCGTAACGGAGGCGGACTCGTTTTGGGCTTTTAGCATCCAGGACAATGGTCCCGGGGTCGCCTCCCATGGCAATCTCTCGTCTCTGGCGCCGTTCGGACGATTGGGATTGCAGGACGTCGACAAAACCGGAATTGGTTTGGCTACTTGCAAGTTGATCGTTGAGTTGCATGGAGGAGAGATTTGGATGGATCCAGATTGCCAAAAGGGAGCGAAGATCCATTTCACGATTCGAAAAGTTGGGGCAAGTAAATGA
- the yajC gene encoding preprotein translocase subunit YajC, whose amino-acid sequence MDISSIVLAQEAAPQGGIMSFLPFIVIFAAMYFLIIAPQRKKQKQHQQMITELKSGAEIVTSGGIYGTITNVKDDRFVVKIAENTKIEISKASVASVVTPAE is encoded by the coding sequence ATGGACATCTCTTCTATAGTATTGGCCCAAGAAGCCGCGCCTCAAGGGGGCATCATGAGCTTCCTCCCATTCATCGTCATTTTCGCGGCGATGTACTTCCTCATCATCGCTCCGCAGCGCAAAAAGCAGAAGCAGCACCAGCAGATGATCACCGAGCTGAAGAGCGGGGCTGAGATTGTCACCAGCGGCGGCATCTACGGGACCATCACCAACGTCAAGGACGACCGCTTCGTGGTCAAGATCGCGGAAAATACCAAGATCGAAATCTCCAAGGCATCCGTCGCGTCGGTGGTCACACCAGCAGAATAG
- the speA gene encoding biosynthetic arginine decarboxylase translates to MSTSPKSRWTTSEAERLYGFNRWGTPYFSVDKEGFVCAHPDADERTVRIDDVIKEAASKGIKAPMVIRFQDLLRNRVQRLNKAFADSIAEENYPARYRGVFPIKVNQLREVIEEIRDAGEAHGYGLEAGSKPELLIAMAMHQDSQGLLICNGYKDEDYIRLALNYRKIGKEIILVAEQLSEVELIIKVSRELRVEPLVGLRAKLGTRGEGKWAMSTGDNAKFGLTSMEMLEAARMLEKADLKESLRLLHFHIGSQVPNIITLKNAVVEATRYYCQLKKMGFPMGSLDVGGGLGIDYDGSRSNYESSTNYSLEEYARDVVYNVKQICAKMKVPCPDLTTESGRAIVAPHSILITEVFERISKRESLLKVRKDEIKDQVVSDLHEMLYGRNKYGALEIYHDALQKKEEADSLFSHGYLDLVGRAQAESLFWQICDRLEKKVYKTRGYQPEELIGLSELLSDQYVCNFSVFQSLLDHWALDQLFPITPIARLNERPSVNAILVDITCDSDGKVSKFIDLEDEKQYLPLHPLKKGDPYFLGIFLVGAYQDIMGDNHNLFGRVNEVHVFLDEDEDDGFYIEDTIKGYRMKDVLEGVQYSAEGLCQNLKRQIDKATKEDIVRPRDGVSFMELYEQQLQTKTYLNITKKKKRRAIAKKSAAPKEDS, encoded by the coding sequence GTGAGCACCAGCCCAAAATCGCGATGGACCACCTCTGAAGCAGAGCGTCTTTATGGATTCAACCGTTGGGGCACGCCCTACTTTTCCGTCGACAAGGAAGGTTTCGTGTGCGCCCACCCCGACGCCGACGAGCGTACGGTGCGAATCGACGACGTCATCAAGGAAGCAGCCAGCAAAGGCATCAAGGCGCCCATGGTTATCCGCTTCCAAGACTTGTTGAGAAATCGCGTCCAGCGGCTGAACAAGGCCTTCGCCGACTCGATCGCGGAGGAGAACTATCCTGCTCGCTATCGCGGCGTCTTTCCGATCAAGGTGAACCAGCTGCGAGAAGTAATCGAGGAGATCCGCGACGCCGGCGAAGCGCACGGCTACGGCCTCGAAGCGGGCAGCAAGCCGGAGCTCTTGATCGCGATGGCCATGCACCAAGACTCCCAAGGCCTGTTGATCTGTAACGGCTACAAAGACGAGGACTACATTCGCCTCGCCCTGAACTACCGAAAGATCGGCAAGGAGATCATTCTAGTAGCCGAGCAGTTGAGCGAGGTGGAGCTCATCATCAAGGTTTCACGCGAGTTACGCGTCGAGCCCCTCGTCGGCCTGCGGGCCAAGCTCGGCACTCGCGGCGAAGGCAAGTGGGCGATGTCGACCGGCGACAACGCGAAGTTTGGCCTAACCTCCATGGAAATGCTAGAGGCAGCCCGCATGCTGGAGAAAGCGGACCTCAAGGAGAGCTTGCGCCTGCTGCACTTCCACATCGGTTCCCAAGTTCCGAACATCATCACTTTGAAGAACGCGGTAGTCGAAGCCACTCGCTACTACTGTCAGCTCAAGAAAATGGGCTTCCCCATGGGCAGCCTGGATGTTGGCGGCGGCCTAGGCATCGACTACGACGGCTCCCGCTCCAACTACGAAAGCTCTACCAACTACTCTCTGGAGGAATACGCCCGCGACGTGGTTTACAACGTCAAGCAGATCTGCGCCAAGATGAAGGTGCCTTGCCCTGACCTGACCACGGAGAGCGGACGAGCGATCGTCGCCCCGCACAGTATCTTGATCACCGAGGTCTTCGAGCGCATTTCGAAGCGCGAGTCCCTCCTTAAGGTGCGCAAGGACGAGATAAAGGATCAGGTCGTATCGGACTTGCACGAGATGCTCTACGGTCGCAACAAGTACGGCGCGCTTGAAATCTACCACGACGCTTTGCAAAAGAAGGAGGAGGCAGACTCTCTCTTTTCCCACGGTTACCTGGACTTGGTCGGTCGCGCCCAAGCGGAGTCCCTCTTTTGGCAGATCTGCGACCGCCTCGAGAAGAAGGTGTATAAGACGCGTGGATACCAGCCAGAGGAACTGATCGGTCTTTCCGAGCTGCTCTCGGACCAGTACGTTTGCAATTTTTCAGTCTTCCAGTCGCTGCTGGACCATTGGGCCTTGGACCAGCTCTTCCCGATCACGCCTATCGCTCGCCTGAACGAACGACCAAGCGTCAACGCTATCCTGGTAGACATCACCTGCGACAGCGACGGCAAGGTATCCAAGTTCATCGATCTGGAAGACGAGAAGCAGTACTTGCCCTTGCATCCGCTCAAGAAGGGCGACCCCTACTTCCTGGGAATATTTCTAGTTGGCGCCTACCAAGACATAATGGGGGACAACCATAACCTCTTTGGCCGCGTCAACGAAGTGCACGTCTTCCTCGACGAAGACGAGGACGACGGCTTCTACATCGAGGACACCATCAAGGGCTACCGCATGAAAGACGTCCTCGAAGGCGTCCAGTACTCGGCGGAGGGGCTTTGCCAAAACCTCAAGCGTCAGATCGACAAGGCGACCAAAGAGGACATCGTTCGCCCGCGCGACGGCGTCAGCTTCATGGAGCTGTACGAGCAGCAACTGCAGACGAAGACCTACCTCAACATCACGAAAAAGAAGAAGCGTCGGGCAATCGCCAAAAAATCGGCCGCCCCCAAGGAGGACTCCTAG